The following proteins are encoded in a genomic region of Corylus avellana chromosome ca4, CavTom2PMs-1.0:
- the LOC132178548 gene encoding D-aminoacyl-tRNA deacylase isoform X2, giving the protein MVKLVVATTTDPASINPANALLAMPGWHPGPFFQSFANEEVRLVLHDKSIIVEDHLDQRWEEATGEPVDEVIFLSKHTAVSNRPALTVHPIGVPHLREGEIPPQGGKPGWAAPPSPRIGPWLRLLKKIAHSHNLVPEFEITLEGTHHGPVTNKPTMFIEIGSTEEYWKRQDAARVIALLITEGLGLGGGAAVGNWSRENDNNRVLLGIGGGHYAPRHMDIVLKDGVWVGHLLSGYSLPMEDPSLSKVEINAKEVGGTWRESIKAAFEATRLAFPGGEIIAHLDHKSFKSWQKNAITGFLGEQNIKIGKPADFY; this is encoded by the exons atggtgaaGCTGGTGGTGGCGACGACGACGGACCCCGCGTCCATAAACCCGGCCAACGCGCTTTTAGCCATGCCCGGCTGGCATCCAGGCCCTTTCTTCCAG AGCTTCGCTAACGAAGAGGTGAGGCTAGTGCTCCACGACAAGAGCATAATTGTGGAGGATCACTTGGACCAGCGCTGGGAGGAAGCCACCGGCGAACCCGTCGACGAGGTCATCTTCCTCAGCAAACATACAGCCGTTTCCAACCGCCCCGCTCTCACTGTTCACCCTATCG GGGTACCTCACTTGAGGGAAGGTGAAATTCCGCCACAGGGTGGGAAGCCTGGATGGGCGGCGCCACCCAGTCCTCGGATTGGCCCCTGGCTGAGActgttgaagaagattgctcATTCTCATAATTTGGTTCCTGAGTTTGAG ATCACTTTGGAGGGTACTCATCATGGACCGGTGACTAATAAACCAACTATGTTTATAGAGATTG GTAGCACAGAAGAATACTGGAAGAGGCAGGATGCAGCTCGTGTTATTGCTCTG CTAATCACTGAAGGACTTGGGCTTGGAGGAGGTGCTGCTGTAGGAAACTGGAGCAG GGAGAATGATAATAACAGAGTCCTTCTTGGGATAGGTGGTGGACATTATGCACCTCGGCATATGGACATAGTTCT GAAAGATGGTGTTTGGGTGGGTCACCTACTTTCCGGATACTCCTTGCCGATGGAAGATCCAAGCTTGTCAAAAGTAGAAATAAATGCAAAAGAGGTTGGCGGGACTTGGAGGGAATCAATTAAAGCTGCATTTGAGGCTACAAGATTGGCTTTCCCTGGTGGGGAAATTATTGCACATCTTGATCACAA GAGTTTCAAAAGCTGGCAGAAGAATGCTATAACAGGGTTCCTAGGTGAGCAGAACATAAAAATTGGCAAACCAGCTGACTTCTACTGA
- the LOC132178411 gene encoding cytosolic sulfotransferase 5-like translates to MYLQDRKMTQECRDLISSLPRQGDGWMEGETTFYQYQGVWLANLFIQGVVAFQKHFQAHDTDILIATIPKVGTTWLKAISFALVNRVHYPDLQQHPLLTNNPHVLVPFLDMDLYNQKEVPDLTFFTSPRLFSTHSPYSLLPLSAKNSTCKLIVSLSRNPKDTFVSLWHFANRLRPTSSGTLSLEDAFDMFCRGVSPFGPYWDHVLEYWKESLENPQKVLLILTYEELKEQPTYNLRRMAEFLGSPFSPEEEANGVMNDISKLCSFENLSNLEVNKNGKSFNGKENNVFFRQGQVGDWLNCLTTEMIEKLDRITEEKFCGTGLRF, encoded by the coding sequence ATGTATTTGCAAGACCGCAAAATGACCCAAGAATGCAGGGACCTCATATCCTCCCTGCCTAGACAAGGAGACGGCTGGATGGAAGGTGAAACAACATTCTATCAGTATCAAGGGGTTTGGCTTGCAAATTTGTTCATCCAAGGAGTTGTAGCATTCCAAAAACACTTCCAAGCTCATGACACCGATATCCTCATTGCAACAATTCCTAAAGTCGGCACCACTTGGTTGAAGGCCATCTCCTTCGCCTTAGTGAACCGGGTTCACTATCCGGACCTTCAACAACACCCTTTGCTCACAAACAACCCTCATGTTCTTGTGCCCTTCTTGGATATGGATCTATACAACCAAAAAGAGGTTCCAGATCTTACCTTCTTTACTTCTCCAAGGCTTTTCTCAACCCATTCACCTTACTCGCTGCTACCATTATCTGCAAAGAATTCCACTTGCAAGCTGATTGTGTCTTTGAGTAGGAACCCTAAGGACACTTTTGTCTCACTTTGGCATTTCGCTAACAGGTTGAGACCAACAAGTTCAGGCACCCTCTCACTTGAAGACGCCTTTGATATGTTTTGTAGGGGAGTAAGTCCATTTGGGCCATACTGGGATCATGTTTTGGAATATTGGAAGGAAAGCTTAGAAAACCCTCAAAAGGTGCTCTTGATCTTGACGTATGAGGAACTGAAAGAGCAGCCTACTTATAATTTGAGGAGAATGGCTGAGTTCTTGGGGAGCCCATTTTCCCCGGAAGAAGAGGCAAATGGTGTAATGAATGATATCTCAAAGCTATGTAGTTTTGAGAATTTGAGCAACTTGGAGGtgaacaaaaatggaaaatcgTTCAACGGCAAAGAGAATAATGTATTTTTTCGTCAAGGTCAAGTTGGTGATTGGTTGAATTGCTTGACAACTGAGATGATAGAGAAATTGGATCGTATCACTGAAGAGAAGTTTTGTGGTACTGGGTTAAGATTTTAG
- the LOC132179009 gene encoding uncharacterized protein LOC132179009 isoform X2, producing the protein MFYSTAFHRISLMATKPHRLQQSTVAGTSALQSSVKRSRTITTESSMKDAFGKYAEYLNSLNEKRERVVKASRDITINSKKVIFQVHRIGKHNKEEVLEKAEKDLAAVTDQYMSRLVKELQGTDFWKLRRAYSPGVQEYVEAATFCKFCKTGTLLNLDEMNATLLPLSDPSFEPLQINVLDYLLGLADLTGELMRLAIGRIPEGELDFAEKICRFVRDIYRMLTLLVPDMDDSSDMKTKMDTMLQSVMKIENGIVLTNFLPKFLALVLM; encoded by the exons ATGTTTTACTCCACTGCATTTCACAGGATCTCTCTCATGGCAACGAAGCCCCACCGCCTCCAACAAT CAACAGTTGCAGGGACGTCTGCGTTGCAGAGCTCAGTGAAAAGGTCGAGGACAATTACCACCGAGTCTTCCATGAAGGACGCTTTCGGCAAATACGCTGAATACCTCAACAGCCTC aatgAAAAACGTGAAAGAGTGGTGAAAGCAAGTCGTGACATCACCATTAACAGCAAAAAGGTCATATTTCAGGTGCACAg AATTGGCAaacacaacaaagaagaagttTTGGAGAAGGCAGAAAAGGATTTGGCAGCTGTGACAGATCAGTATATGTCTCGACTAGTGAAAGAACTGCAAGGGACTGATTTTTGGAAGCTAAGACGAGCATACTCACCTGGG GTACAAGAATATGTTGAAGCTGCAACATTCTGTAAATTCTGCAAAACTGGGACTCTTTTGAATCTTGATGAGATGAATGCGACTTTGTTACCACTTAGTGATCCGTCTTTTGAGCCTTTGCAGATTAATGTCCTTGACTATCTCTTGGGG CTTGCAGACTTGACTGGAGAGCTGATGCGGTTGGCGATTGGTCGAATACCAGAAGGTGAACTTGACTTTGCTGAGAAGATATGCAGGTTTGTACGTGATATCTACAGGATGCTGACTCTTCTAGTCCCAGATATGGATGATAGTTCTGATATGAAGACAAAGATGGATACAATGCTCCAAAGCGTAATGAAAATAGAGAATGGTATTGTGTTGACAAATTTCCTGCCCAAATTT CTTGCTTTAGTGCTCATGTGA
- the LOC132179009 gene encoding uncharacterized protein LOC132179009 isoform X1: MFYSTAFHRISLMATKPHRLQQSTVAGTSALQSSVKRSRTITTESSMKDAFGKYAEYLNSLNEKRERVVKASRDITINSKKVIFQVHRIGKHNKEEVLEKAEKDLAAVTDQYMSRLVKELQGTDFWKLRRAYSPGVQEYVEAATFCKFCKTGTLLNLDEMNATLLPLSDPSFEPLQINVLDYLLGLADLTGELMRLAIGRIPEGELDFAEKICRFVRDIYRMLTLLVPDMDDSSDMKTKMDTMLQSVMKIENACFSAHVRGSEYIPLLGSSDQSSFLLGVPDIEP, from the exons ATGTTTTACTCCACTGCATTTCACAGGATCTCTCTCATGGCAACGAAGCCCCACCGCCTCCAACAAT CAACAGTTGCAGGGACGTCTGCGTTGCAGAGCTCAGTGAAAAGGTCGAGGACAATTACCACCGAGTCTTCCATGAAGGACGCTTTCGGCAAATACGCTGAATACCTCAACAGCCTC aatgAAAAACGTGAAAGAGTGGTGAAAGCAAGTCGTGACATCACCATTAACAGCAAAAAGGTCATATTTCAGGTGCACAg AATTGGCAaacacaacaaagaagaagttTTGGAGAAGGCAGAAAAGGATTTGGCAGCTGTGACAGATCAGTATATGTCTCGACTAGTGAAAGAACTGCAAGGGACTGATTTTTGGAAGCTAAGACGAGCATACTCACCTGGG GTACAAGAATATGTTGAAGCTGCAACATTCTGTAAATTCTGCAAAACTGGGACTCTTTTGAATCTTGATGAGATGAATGCGACTTTGTTACCACTTAGTGATCCGTCTTTTGAGCCTTTGCAGATTAATGTCCTTGACTATCTCTTGGGG CTTGCAGACTTGACTGGAGAGCTGATGCGGTTGGCGATTGGTCGAATACCAGAAGGTGAACTTGACTTTGCTGAGAAGATATGCAGGTTTGTACGTGATATCTACAGGATGCTGACTCTTCTAGTCCCAGATATGGATGATAGTTCTGATATGAAGACAAAGATGGATACAATGCTCCAAAGCGTAATGAAAATAGAGAATG CTTGCTTTAGTGCTCATGTGAGAGGATCAGAGTACATTCCACTTCTTGGATCCAGCGATCAAAGTTCCTTCTTATTGGGGGTGCCTGATATTGAGCCATGA
- the LOC132179677 gene encoding cytosolic sulfotransferase 5-like, protein MLSLQPPSSTLPNYLQEDELPQECSDVVSSLPRETGWVAKYLHQYQGCWITTRYMKGVLAFQKHFQAHHTDILLVTTPKAGTTWLKAILFALVNRVRYRPDPLQHPLLTNNPHVLVPFLDINLYTQSQVPDLSSFAFPRLFSTHLPFALLPTSVKDSACKIVYLCRNPKDTFVSLWHFTNKLRPTAWGTNSLEEAFDKFCRGVSLYGPYWDNVLGYWKKSLEMPQKVLFLKFEEIKEHPAANLRRLAEFLECPFSLEEKAQGVEDNILRLCSFDNLSNLEVNKSGKLPAGEENNAYFRHGEVGDWMNHLTVEMIEKLDRITEEKFHGTGLRV, encoded by the coding sequence ATGCTTTCACTTCAACCACCTTCTTCTACGCTTCCCAACTACTTACAAGAAGATGAACTGCCGCAAGAATGCAGCGACGTCGTATCCTCCCTGCCTAGAGAAACAGGCTGGGTTGCAAAATATCTCCATCAATACCAAGGTTGTTGGATCACAACTAGATACATGAAAGGTGTTCTTGCATTCCAAAAACACTTCCAAGCTCACCACACCGACATCCTCCTTGTCACCACTCCCAAAGCCGGCACCACTTGGTTGAAGGCCATCTTGTTCGCCTTGGTCAACCGGGTGCGCTATCGGCCGGACCCTCTACAACACCCTCTGCTCACCAACAACCCTCATGTTCTTGTGCCCTTCTTGGACATCAATCTCTACACTCAAAGCCAGGTTCCGGACCTCTCCTCCTTTGCCTTTCCAAGGCTCTTTTCAACTCATTTGCCTTTTGCTTTGCTGCCGACGTCTGTCAAAGACTCGGCTTGCAAGATTGTGTATTTGTGTAGGAACCCTAAGGACACTTTTGTCTCACTTTGGCACTTCACCAACAAGTTGAGACCAACTGCTTGGGGCACCAATTCACTTGAAGAGGCTTTTGACAAGTTTTGTAGGGGAGTGAGTTTGTACGGGCCTTATTGGGACAATGTTTTGGGATATTGGAAGAAAAGCTTAGAAATGCCTCAAAAGGTACTTTTCTTGAAGTTTGAGGAAATAAAAGAGCATCCAGCTGCCAATCTGAGGAGACTAGCTGAGTTCTTGGAGTGCCCTTTTTCTCTAGAAGAAAAGGCCCAAGGCGTAGAGGATAATATCTTAAGGTTGTGCAGTTTTGACAATCTGAGCAACTTGGAGGTGAATAAAAGTGGAAAATTGCCTGCTGGCGAGGAGAACAATGCATATTTTCGTCATGGTGAGGTTGGAGATTGGATGAATCACTTGACGGTGGAGATGATAGAAAAATTAGACCGCATCACGGAAGAGAAGTTTCATGGAACTGGACTAAGAGTTTAG
- the LOC132178548 gene encoding D-aminoacyl-tRNA deacylase isoform X1, which translates to MVKLVVATTTDPASINPANALLAMPGWHPGPFFQEDMKSFANEEVRLVLHDKSIIVEDHLDQRWEEATGEPVDEVIFLSKHTAVSNRPALTVHPIGVPHLREGEIPPQGGKPGWAAPPSPRIGPWLRLLKKIAHSHNLVPEFEITLEGTHHGPVTNKPTMFIEIGSTEEYWKRQDAARVIALLITEGLGLGGGAAVGNWSRENDNNRVLLGIGGGHYAPRHMDIVLKDGVWVGHLLSGYSLPMEDPSLSKVEINAKEVGGTWRESIKAAFEATRLAFPGGEIIAHLDHKSFKSWQKNAITGFLGEQNIKIGKPADFY; encoded by the exons atggtgaaGCTGGTGGTGGCGACGACGACGGACCCCGCGTCCATAAACCCGGCCAACGCGCTTTTAGCCATGCCCGGCTGGCATCCAGGCCCTTTCTTCCAG GAGGATATGAAGAGCTTCGCTAACGAAGAGGTGAGGCTAGTGCTCCACGACAAGAGCATAATTGTGGAGGATCACTTGGACCAGCGCTGGGAGGAAGCCACCGGCGAACCCGTCGACGAGGTCATCTTCCTCAGCAAACATACAGCCGTTTCCAACCGCCCCGCTCTCACTGTTCACCCTATCG GGGTACCTCACTTGAGGGAAGGTGAAATTCCGCCACAGGGTGGGAAGCCTGGATGGGCGGCGCCACCCAGTCCTCGGATTGGCCCCTGGCTGAGActgttgaagaagattgctcATTCTCATAATTTGGTTCCTGAGTTTGAG ATCACTTTGGAGGGTACTCATCATGGACCGGTGACTAATAAACCAACTATGTTTATAGAGATTG GTAGCACAGAAGAATACTGGAAGAGGCAGGATGCAGCTCGTGTTATTGCTCTG CTAATCACTGAAGGACTTGGGCTTGGAGGAGGTGCTGCTGTAGGAAACTGGAGCAG GGAGAATGATAATAACAGAGTCCTTCTTGGGATAGGTGGTGGACATTATGCACCTCGGCATATGGACATAGTTCT GAAAGATGGTGTTTGGGTGGGTCACCTACTTTCCGGATACTCCTTGCCGATGGAAGATCCAAGCTTGTCAAAAGTAGAAATAAATGCAAAAGAGGTTGGCGGGACTTGGAGGGAATCAATTAAAGCTGCATTTGAGGCTACAAGATTGGCTTTCCCTGGTGGGGAAATTATTGCACATCTTGATCACAA GAGTTTCAAAAGCTGGCAGAAGAATGCTATAACAGGGTTCCTAGGTGAGCAGAACATAAAAATTGGCAAACCAGCTGACTTCTACTGA